From the Mangifera indica cultivar Alphonso chromosome 10, CATAS_Mindica_2.1, whole genome shotgun sequence genome, one window contains:
- the LOC123226921 gene encoding transcription factor DIVARICATA-like, whose product METLYPASYMSGSSWFLQESQSTSWTKEENKRFESALAIYSDGTPDRWLKVAALIPGKTVLDVMKQYKELEEDVKDIEAGKFPIPGYYGSSFTLELVSERDFDADRKTPLVKSSDQERKKGVPWTEEEHRLFLKGLLQYGKGDWRNISRHFVITKTPTQVASHAQKYFIRQLSGGKDKRRPSIHDITTVNLADPNLSDNRKPCSFNLSHELPQQQKSSGLLKAGPEWNDSNNGAVIFDTSHDNLFVPSAFDICSNGLKLQGKSLYGTAYHGVQFNPEISVLNPI is encoded by the exons ATGGAAACTCTGTATCCAGCATCATATATGTCGGGTTCAAGTTGGTTTCTTCAGGAAAGCCAGAGCACAAGCTGGACTAAAGAAGAGAACAAGAGGTTTGAGAGTGCTCTTGCAATTTACAGTGATGGCACGCCGGATAGATGGCTCAAAGTTGCAGCTCTAATACCGGGAAAGACAGTGCTTGATGTTATGAAACAGTACAAAGAATTGGAAGAAGATGTGAAGGATATAGAAGCTGGAAAGTTTCCAATTCCGGGTTATTATGGCTCATCTTTCACATTAGAGCTGGTTTCTGAACGTGATTTTGATGCTGATAGGAAGACACCATTGGTGAAAAGCTCGGATCAGGAGAGGAAGAAGGGTGTGCCTTGGACTGAAGAAGAGCACAG GCTGTTTTTAAAAGGGCTTCTTCAGTATGGTAAAGGGGACTGGAGAAATATCTCCAGGCATTTTGTAATCACTAAGACTCCTACTCAAGTGGCAAGCCATGCTCAGAAATACTTCATAAGGCAGCTATCAGGAGGGAAAGACAAGAGGAGACCAAGCATCCATGACATCACTACTGTCAATCTTGCTGATCCAAATTTATCAGACAATCGAAAACCTTGTTCCTTCAATCTATCCCATGAGCTTCCACAGCAACAGAAGTCTTCTGGCTTGCTGAAAGCTGGACCTGAATGGAATGATTCAAACAATGGAGCAGTGATTTTTGATACATCTCACGATAACCTGTTTGTGCCATCTGCGTTTGACATTTGTTCAAATGGCCTTAAACTTCAGGGAAAAAGTTTGTATGGCACTGCTTATCATGGGGTTCAGTTCAACCCGGAAATCAGTGTTCTGAATCCAATTTAG
- the LOC123227816 gene encoding uncharacterized protein LOC123227816: MPKVTSLPQIPARLTMPKFTINLISHLVAFQARRGKWVGSISRLVDAPIGRVWIMVSQTKKLPEWMPMVERCTDLAGEEGVPGYVRLVSGFMFPQDDGERSWIKERLVSMDSSVHSFVYKMEASNVGLDGSVNSLKLVDYGDDSTLVNWSFEIDPVEGASEESIIDYLGFLYKSCINRIGSAIEASSSNKI; encoded by the exons ATGCCAAAAGTTACATCGTTACCTCAGATTCCTGCACGATTAACTATGCCAAAGTTCACTATTAACTTAATAAGCCACCTTGTG GCATTTCAAGCAAGAAGGGGCAAGTGGGTTGGATCAATTAGTAGACTTGTTGATGCACCTATTGGCAGAGTTTGGATTATGGTTTCTCAAACCAAAAAACTACCAGAATGGATGCCAATGGTTGAAAGGTGCACTGACTTAGCTGGAGAAGAAGGAGTTCCAGGCTATGTTCGGCTTGTCTCCGGATTCATGTTCCCTCAAGATGATGGGGAAAGGTCATGGATCAAGGAGAGGCTAGTTTCCATGGACTCATCAGTGCACAGTTTCGTTTACAAAATGGAAGCAAGCAATGTGGGTTTAGATGGATCTGTAAATTCATTAAAACTTGTAGATTATGGGGATGATTCAACTCTAGTTAACTGGTCATTTGAGATAGATCCTGTAGAAGGGGCTTCCGAGGAAAGTATTATAGATTATCTAGGATTTCTCTATAAATCTTGCATAAACAGGATTGGCAGTGCCATAGAAGCATCATCATCAAATAAGATTTAA
- the LOC123227136 gene encoding adenylosuccinate lyase-like: MELGVYSRALGSSKAICFSPVSTTTRRRDHRNPMNATNFNLHQFHQQKFLNASILTSKTFSPREYSPIKVMKMSRDDPREFELSSLTALSPLDGRYWGKVKDLAPYMSEYGLIYFRVLVEIKWLLKLSQIPEVTEVPNFSEEAQSYLQGVIDSFSMDDALEVKNIEKVTNHDVKAVEYFLKQKCQSQPEIAKVLEFFHFACTSEDINNLAHALMLKESINKVMFPVMDQLIKVLCNMAKDNAHIPMLSRTHGQTASPTTLGKEMSVFAVRLSRERKEISQVEIMGKFAGAVGNYNAHISAYPDANWPQIAEEFVNSLGLTFNPYVTQIETHDYMAKLFYAFIRFNNILIDFDRDVWGYISLAYFKQITKAGEIGSSTMPHKVNPIDFENSEGNLGKANEDLSFLSMKLPISRWQRDLTDSTVLRNMGGGLGHSLLAYKSAIQGIGKLQVNEAHLSEDLNQAWEVLAEPIQTVMRRYSVPEPYEKLKELTRGKAVTKESIREFILGLELPEEAKANLLNLTPHAYVGAAVDLARNVDAAVNLVNGTKVLEPCS, encoded by the exons ATGGAGCTTGGAGTCTATTCTAGGGCTTTAGGCAGCAGCAAAGCGATCTGCTTTAGCCCTGTATCTACAACAACAAGAAGAAGAGATCACCGAAACCCCATGAACGCCACAAACTTTAATCTTCACCAGTTTCATCAACAAAAATTCTTAAATGCTTCAATTCTAACGTCCAAAACGTTTTCACCTAGAGAATATTCTCCAATAAAG GTGATGAAAATGAGTCGAGATGATCCTCGCGAGTTTGAGCTTTCGAGTTTAACTGCATTGTCGCCATTGGATGGCCGATATTGGGGTAAAGTTAAGGACTTGGCTCCTTACATGAGTGAATACGGGCTTATCTACTTTCGGGTTCTAGTTGAG ATCAAATGGCTGCTGAAGCTTTCACAAATTCCTGAAGTCACCGAGGTTCCAAACTTCAGTGAAGAAGCTCAGTCTTATTTACAAGGAGTGATTGACAGTTTTAGTATGGACGATGCCTTGGAAGTCAAAAACATTGAAAAGGTCACAAACCATGATGTGAAGGCAGTGGAATATTTCTTGAAGCAGAAATGTCAGTCCCAGCCAGAGATTGCTAAG GTTCTTGAGTTCTTTCATTTTGCTTGCACATCAGAGGACATAAACAATCTTGCCCATGCATTGATGCTGAAAGAATCAATAAACAAAGTCATGTTTCCAGTAATGGATCAATTGATAAAGGTGTTATGTAACATGGCTAAGGATAACGCACACATCCCCATGCTTTCTCGTACTCATGGTCAG ACAGCTTCTCCAACAACTTTGGGAAAGGAAATGTCAGTTTTTGCTGTCAGGTTAAGCAGAGAAAGGAAGGAAATTTCTCAAGTTGAGATTATGGGGAAGTTTGCCGGTGCAGTTGGGAATTACAATGCTCATATTTCTGCATATCCTGATGCCAACTGGCCTCAAATTGCTGAAGAGTTTGTGAATTCTCTTGGACTAACTTTTAATCCCTATGTTACtcag ATTGAGACTCATGACTACATGGCAAAActtttttatgcttttatcaGATTCAACAATATATTGATCGACTTTGATAGAGATGTGTGGGGCTACATATCTTTAGCCTACTTTAAGCAG ATAACCAAGGCTGGTGAGATTGGATCTTCAACTATGCCTCACAAAGTTAATCCAATAGATTTTGAAAATAGTGAAGGTAATCTTGGCAAGGCTAATGAAGATCTATCATTTTTAAGCATGAAGTTGCCTATATCGCGATGGCAG CGAGACTTGACTGATTCAACTGTTTTGAGGAATATGGGTGGAGGATTGGGACATTCCCTTCTTGCCTATAAAAGTGCAATACAAGGAATAGGAAAACTTCAG GTTAATGAAGCTCACTTGAGTGAAGACTTGAACCAGGCATGGGAGGTGCTTGCTGAACCAATACAGACT GTTATGCGGAGATACAGTGTTCCAGAGCCCTATGAGAAGTTAAAAGAACTAACCAGGGGAAAAGCAGTTACTAAAGAAAGCATAAGAGAGTTCATCTTGGGCTTGGAATTGCCTGAAGAAGCAAAGGCTAATCTTCTCAACTTAACACCCCACGCTTATGTTGGAGCAGCTGTTGATTTGGCTAGAAATGTGGATGCAGCTGTGAATTTGGTGAATGGGACTAAGGTTTTAGAGCCTtgctcttaa
- the LOC123227147 gene encoding uncharacterized protein At2g39920-like, producing the protein MSAYGHEMEREYSIRSLESRGGSELGSRYAVESGFYMTSFAATIFIGGLVTVGILLVTLLIALAVMLQSCQSSRAGVVEIAKASDDYSYCKMYALHAELNSLEVEADYFPSVCRVLAIQYLKAGLYTRDLNFTMWMIESYFSTLSPTPDGLDVVLLDIDYVVAPSPQCTKLLMDGIDPCGNVDDIKEANHLKQMLTLKLFLSLQASGWPVILISRKPEGQRNATTELLISAGYGDWASLIMRVDDEMQMDSRGYISRQRTILQEGGFRITCLISCQMDALMGPNLGKRVFKLPNPLYYDFQRLTERKKLA; encoded by the exons ATGTCAGCTTATGGTCATGAAATGGAGCGGGAGTACTCCATCCGGAGTCTCGAGAGTAGAGGAGGCTCTG AATTGGGAAGCCGATATGCAGTTGAGTCAGGGTTCTATATGACATCTTTTGCTGCAACAATCTTCATTGGTGGTCTTGTAACTGTTGGGATTTTGTTGGTAACCTTGCTGATTGCATTGGCGGTAATGTTGCAATCCTGTCAAAGTAGCAGGGCTGGAGTTGTTGAAATTGCTAAAGCAAGTGATGATTACAGTTACTGCAAAATGTATGCTCTACATGCAGAACTTAACAGCTTGGAGGTAGAAGCTGATTACTTCCCTTCAGTTTGTAGGGTTCTTGCTATTCAATATCTCAAAGCTGGACTATATACTAGAGATCTAAATTTTACAATGTGGATGATTGAAAGTTATTTCAGTACTCTTTCACCAACTCCTGATGGTCTAGATGTGGTTCTGTTAGACATAGATTACGTTGTTGCTCCAAGTCCTCAATGCACCAAGCTGTTAATGGATGG AATTGATCCATGTGGTAATGTTGATGATATTAAAGAGGCCAATCATCTAAAGCAAATGCTTACTCTGAAATTATTCTTGTCACTTCAAGCTAGTGGATGGCCTGTGATTCTGATATCCAGAAAACCTGAAGGACAACGAAATGCCACCACAGAGCTCCTTATTTCTGCAGGATACGGAGACTGGGCTTCATTGATTATGAG GGTAGATGATGAAATGCAAATGGATAGCCGCGGATACATATCTAGACAAAGGACAATACTACAGGAAGGTGGCTTCCGCATAACTTGTTTGATTAGCTGCCAAATGGATGCTTTAATGGGTCCAAATCTAGGCAAGCGTGTCTTCAAGCTTCCAAATcctttatattatgattttcagCGTCTCACTGAAAGAAAGAAGCTAGCATAA
- the LOC123226989 gene encoding LIM domain-containing protein WLIM2b-like gives MSFTGTQQKCKVCEKTVYPVEQLSADGAVYHKSCFKCSHCKGTLKLSNYSSMEGVLYCKPHFEQLFKETGSFNKNFQSPAKSAEKLSPELTRSPSKAASMFSGTQEKCATCGKTVYPLEKVAVENQAYHKTCFKCSHGGCSLSPSNYAALEGILYCKHHFSQLFKEKGSYNHLIKSASMKRAAASVPEA, from the exons ATGTCTTTTACTGGTACACAACAGAAGTGCAAGGTTTGCGAGAAGACAGTGTATCCAGTTGAGCAGTTATCGGCAGATGGGGCTGTTTACCATAAATCTTGCTTCAAGTGTTCACATTGCAAAGGGACATTGAAg CTGAGCAATTACTCCTCCATGGAAGGTGTACTTTACTGTAAGCCTCATTTTGAGCAGCTGTTCAAAGAGACGGGTAGTTTCAACAAGAATTTTCAGTCAC CTGCAAAGTCAGCTGAGAAGTTAAGTCCTGAACTG ACAAGGTCACCTAGCAAAGCTGCCAGCATGTTCTCTGGGACACAAGAAAAATGTGCTACTTGTGGAAAAACGGTCTATCCACTGGAAAAG GTAGCGGTGGAGAACCAAGCCTATCACAAGACATGTTTTAAGTGCTCTCATGGTGGCTGTTCCTTAAGCCCATCAAATTATGCAGCCCTTGAGGGTATTTTGTATTGTAAACACCACTTTTCTCAGCTGTTCAAGGAGAAAGGTAGCTACAACCATCTTATCAAGTCTGCATCAATGAAGCGTGCCGCAGCCTCAGTTCCAGAAGCTTGA